A single genomic interval of Lynx canadensis isolate LIC74 chromosome A2, mLynCan4.pri.v2, whole genome shotgun sequence harbors:
- the ING3 gene encoding LOW QUALITY PROTEIN: inhibitor of growth protein 3 (The sequence of the model RefSeq protein was modified relative to this genomic sequence to represent the inferred CDS: deleted 1 base in 1 codon), translating to MLYLEDYLEMIEQLPMDLRDRFTEMRGDGPAGGRVNAMDQLEQRVSEFFMNAKKNKPEWREEQMASIKKDYYKALEDADEKVQLANQIYDLVDRHLRKLDQELAKFKMELEADNAGITEILERRSLELDTPSQPVNNHHAHSHTPVEKRKYNLTSHHTTTDHIPEKKFKSEALLSTLTSDASKENTLGCRNNNSTASSNNAYNVNSSQPLASYNIGSLSSGTGAGAITMAAAQAVQATAQMKEGRRTSSLKASYEAFKNNDFQLGKEFSMPRETAGYSSSSALMTTLTQNAGSSAADSRSGRKSKNNNKSSNQQSSSSSSSSSLSSCSSSSAVVQEMSQQTTVVPESDSNSQVDWTYDPNEPRYCICNQVSYGEMVGCDNQDCPIEWFHYGCVGLTEAPKGKWYCPQCTAAMKRRGSRHK from the exons ATGTTGTACCTAGAGGACTATCTGGAAA TGATTGAACAGCTTCCAATGGACCTGCGGGACCGCTTCACTGAGATGCGCGGAGATGGACCTGCAGGTGGCAGAGTAA ATGCAATGGATCAACTAGAACAAAGAGTCAGTGAATTCTTtatgaatgcaaag aaaaataaaccggAGTGGAGAGAAGAACAAATGGCATCCATCAAAAAA gaTTACTATAAAGCTTTGGAAGATGCAGATGAGAAGGTACAGCTGGCAAACCAGATATATGACTTG GTAGATCGACACTTGAGAAAGCTGGATCAGGAACTGGCTAAGTTTAAGATGGAGCTGGAAGCTGATAATGCTGGAATTACAGAAATATTAGAGAGGC GATCTTTGGAATTAGATACTCCCTCACAGCCAGTGAACAATCACCATGCTCATTCACATACTCCAGTGGAAA AAAGGAAATATAATCTGACTTCTCACCATACAACAACAGATCATATTCCTGAAAAGAAGTTTAAATCTGAAGCTCTTCTATCTACCCTTACATCAGATGCATCTAAGGAAAATACACTAG GGTGTCGAAATAACAATTCTACAGCCTCTTCCAACAATGCTTACAACGTGAATTCCTCCCAACCTCTGGCATCCTATAACATTGGCTCATTATCTTCAGGAACTGGTGCAGGGGCAATTACCATGGCCGCAGCTCAAGCCGTTCAAGCCACAGCTCAG ATGAAAGAGGGACGAAGAACATCAAGTCTAAAAGCCAGTTATGAAGCGTTTAAGAATAATGACTTTCAGCTGGGAAAAGAATTTTCAATGCCCAGAGAAACAGCTGGCTATTCATCATCTTCAGCACTCATGACTACATTAACACAGAACGCCGGTTCATCAGCAGCCGACTCACGGAGCGGGAGAAAGAGCAA AAACAACAACAAGTCTTCAAATCAgcagtcctcctcctcctcctcctcctcctctctgtcatCGTGTTCTTCTTCATCAGCCGTCGTCCAAGAGATGTCTCAACAGACAACAGTGGTACCAGAATCCGATTCAAACAGTCAGGTTGATTGGACTTACGACCCCAATGAACCACGATACTGCATTTGTAATCAG GTATCCTATGGTGAGATGGTGGGCTGTGATAACCAAGAT TGCCCTATAGAGTGGTTCCATTATGGGTGCGTTGGGTTGACAGAAGCTCCAAAAGGAAAGTGGTACTGTCCGCAGTGCACCGCCGCTATGAAGAGGAGAGGCAGTCGGCACAAATAA